GCTAAATGAGAGCTCGCTAAGAGATGTGCTAAAAGATATGAACATCAAGATAAATATAAGTTTCGAGGAAAAGTAGTTGCAAGGACAAATTTTAGTAGTTTCGGGACCTAGCGGGAGCGGTAAAAGCACGTTACTTAGCCGTCTTTTAAAGGAGGAGAAAGACCTATATTTTTCTATCTCAAGTACAACAAGAGCCAAAAGAGAAGGCGAAGTTGATGGGGTTGATTATTATTTTATAAAAGAAGATGAATTTAAAAGCGGCATCGAAAAAGGCGAGTTTTTAGAGTGGGCGCAGGTGCATAAAAATTACTATGGCACGAGCTTAAAGCCAGTTTTAGAAGCACTTGAGGCCGGTAAGATAGTGATATTTGACATCGATGTGCAAGGCTTTCACATCGCACTTGAGAAATTTAAAAGCTATATCACTTCAGTTTTTATAACAACTGCTAATAAAAAAGAGCTAAAAAGGCGCTTGGAAAACCGTGGAACAGATAGCGACGAGACGATAGAAAATCGCTTAATGAACGCAGTTGGTGAGATGGAGCATATTTTAGAGTATGATTATTTTTTAGTAAATGATGATATAGAAAAGAGCTATAAAGGGCTAAAATCAATCCTTCGAGCGATGAGGTTAAAAAGTGCTAAGATAAATTTAAGAAATGTCATCGACGAGTGGATAGATTGTTAGAAATTCAGGAATTTATGATAATATTTTGAGAAAATTTGATAAGGAGAAAAGATGGGTTCTTTTAGTATTGGCCATTGGTTGATCGTTTTAGCGATCATTGTATTACTTTTTGGAGCAAAGAAGATCCCAGAGCTTGCGAAAGGACTAGGCAAGGGCATAAAGACTTTTAAAGCTGAGATGGAGGATACAACCCCTGAAAAGAGCGAAAAAGTCGAGCATAAAGAAGAGAGTGCAGCTAGTCAAAAGATAGAAGAAACAACTAAAAACGCATAGGTTTTAGAGTTGAAAGATAAAGTAAAATCTGAAATTTCAAAGGTTTTAGAGCGTGAATTTGTGCTTGAGAAGCCAAAGGATAAAAATTTAGCCCACTATGCGATGCCGCTTTTTAGCCTTGCAAAAGAGCTAAGAAAGTCTCCAGCTATGATAGCTAGCGAGTTTGCTGATAAATTTAGTGACAGTAAGATAGTTGAAGCTAGCGCGGTAAATGGCTACTTAAATTTCAAGCTTAAGAGCGAATTTTTAGATGAAATTTCAAAGCAAATTTTGCTAGATAGTGAAAATTTTGCAAAAGAAGATGCGAAAAAAGATAGTTATTTAATAGAATACATCAGCGCAAATCCGACTGGACCGCTTCACATCGGACACGTTAGAGGCGCAGTTTATGGCGATACTTTAGCTAGACTTGGCAAAAGACTTGGCTACGCCATCTCAACAGAATACTACATAAACGATGCTGGCAATCAAATAGATCTGCTTGGCACATCTATATCACTTGCGGCTAAAGAGCAGCTTTTTAACGAAAGCGTCGTCTATCCGGAGAAATACTACCGCGGGGATTATATTTTAGATATTGCTAAGCTTGCAAATGAGAAATTTGGCAAGGAAATTTTTTATGACGAGAGCAGAAACCTTGAGCTTGCCGAGTTTGGCAAGGATATCGTGCTTGAGATAATCAAAAAAGACTTGGCTGATGTTGGCATTTTTATAGAGAGCTGGGCTAGCGAAAAAGCACTTTACGACCGTCTTGAGCCAACAATAGAAAAGCTAAAACGCTCAAATCAAATGTATGAAAAAGAGGGCGCTATCTATATCGCTTCGACCACGCTTGGCGACGACAACGATAGGGTTGTGGTTAGAAATGACGGCAGACCGACATATCTAGCTGGCGACATCATCTATCATAACGCTAAATTTGAGAAAAATTTTGACCACTATATAAACATTTGGGGCGCGGATCACCACGGATATATCGCAAGGCTAAAGGCTGCGATAAATTTCCTTGGTTACGATGAAAACAGGCTTGAAGTGATACTTATGCAGATGGTTAGCTTACTAAAAGAGGGCAAGCCATATAAAATGAGCAAGCGTGCTGGCAATGCGGTGCTGATGAGTGATATTGCGAGTGAGATCGGTGCTGAGGCGCTTAGATTTATCTTTATAAGCAAGGCAAATACGAGTAGTTTGGAATTTGACGTGGATGAGCTTAAAAAAGAGGATAGCTCAAACCCTATTTTTTATATAAACTACGCTCACGCTAGGATAAATCAGGTCTTTGCAAAGGCTGGAAAAAGCGTTAGTGACGTAATAAATGCAGACTTTGAGTGCCTAGATGAAAATGCTAAAAATTTACTTTTTGAAGCGCTTATATTGCCTGAAATTTTAGAGGATGCTTTTGCTTCAAGGCAGCTTCAAAAAATACCAGACTATCTAAAGTCACTAGCTGCTAGCTTTCATAAATTTTATAATGAAAACCGTGTGGTTGGAAATGAAAATGAAGATAGCTTGCTAAAAGTCTTTGCAGTCGTTGCTATCTCGATAAAAACAGCATTTAATATAATGGGAATCACAGCTAAAGATAGGATGTAGCTTTATAGCCGCCAGACATTAGTCAAAAAGTTGGCTAAATACCCCTTTTTTCAAATATAATTGCAATAGTTTTTGCTATGATCTTTATCTCCAGCCAAAGTGACCAGTGCTTTATGTAGTAAAGATCATACATTAGCTTTTGTTTGGCGTCGTGTGTGTTTGCGCCGTAAGGGTAATTTACCTGCGCCCAGCCAGTGATGCCTGGGCGGACGATGTGGCGTTCATTGTAGTACGGTATCTCTTTTTCAAAGAAATTTATCCAATATCTTCGCTCTGGCCTTGGGCCTATTAGGTGCATTTGCCCGCGAAGCACATTTATACACTGTGGCACTTCGTCGATGCGAGTTTTACGCATAAATTCGCCAAATTCAAAGACTCTCTCATCATTTTTGCTAGCAAATTTAGCTCCATCTTTTTCAGCATCAACCACCATCGAGCGAAATTTGATGCATTCAAATTCCCTGTTGCCCAGCCCGACCCTATTTTGCAAGAAGTAAAGGCTGCCAGGGGACTGCTCGTCTATCTTTTTCTTGACGTAAAATTTAAGCACAAAAAGTATCACAAGAAGCAGTGAACAGCTTACATAGTCGATCACGCGTTTTAAGGCGTATTCAAAGGCATTGTAAGGCTTGATATCGTTTAAAAAGTTTAAATTTTCGCCATTTTCTGGGATGTAGCACTTTTGCAAGTAAATTTCTAAAAAGCTCTCCACATTTAGAAATTTGATCTTTTTATACTTCGTCTTAAACTGTAAAAGCGTGAGAAATCTCACCAGTTTGCTATCAACGGGCTTTTGGGTATTTAGCACTATTAGCCTCTGATCGCCTGATTTTATGAGATTTTCTAGCGCACTTCGCAAAGCCTTTGCGTCGCTATTTTCGTGGGATAGAAAATTTACCTGGCCAAATTTCTTTCTAAGCTTCTCTAGTTCGAGTTTGGTGAAAGTATATTTTTCGCCAAGGATGATCATAGGCCTATCCCTTTATCTTTATTTTAAATTTGTATTATAAAATTCGCCTAATTATACCCAAACGTGCTAATTGCATTTTTAAAAAAAGAGTTAAGGTTAAAATATGTCTCATAAATTTCTTGCTGTGCTTGTTTTAGCGCTGATTTGTGCAATTTCTTTTGCGCTCTCAAACACGGTTTTGGCTAAATTTCATACTAGCCCGCTCATCATCTCTATTATTCTAGGCGCTATTTTTGCAAATCTTTTTACCAAACAGACTCAAATTTTAAAAAATAGCGGCGTTGTAGCGATCGCTGGGAAGCAAATTTTAAGGCTTGGTATCATACTTTTTGGCTTTAATATAAGCCTTAGCGAGATCGCAAGTGTCGGCACTCTAGGCGTTATATACGCAGCTTTTATGGTATTTGCGACCTTTTGCTTTGCGCTTTTTGTAGCCAAAGCTTTGGGGCTTAGCAAGGATAGTGCCGTGCTTATTGGCTCAGGGGCTAGCATATGCGGCGCAGCTGCTGTTATGGCTACACAAAATGAGATAAAAGCAGACGCAAACAAGCTTGCTATCGCCATTTGCACGGTGGTGCTCTTTGGGACGATTGGCATGTTTATCTATCCATTTATCGCTAAATTTCTAGCTCTCACGCCGCACCAAACTGGCTTTTTTATCGGTGGCTCACTTCACGAGGTAGCCCATGCGGTCGCAGCCTCAGCGGCATTTGACGGCACAACAAGCAGCACCGCCGTCATCATAAAAATGCTTCGCGTCATCATGCTTGTGCCATTTTTGTTTTTGCTAAATTTCTTAAATTTAAGCCAAAATAGTGGTGGCTCAAAGCTAAAGAGCATACCATGGTTTGCGCTATTTTTCCTAGTGGCGATCTGCGTTAGATCTTTGCCATTTTTCCCTGAAAATTTGGTGGAGATTTTAAAGCTAGCCGCTAGTATCTGCCTTTGCGTTGCGATGTGTGCTTTGGGGTTTGGGATAGATAGGAGTATATTTAAAGCGACGGGCAAAAAGCCATTTTTGTTAGCATTTTTTATATTTTTATGGCTTATTTGCTCATCGCTTGTCTTTGTTAAGACTCTTTGCTAGTTTTTAGCTTTTGCAAAAACTCTTCGATGTTGTATTTTGCCCTGTAAGCTGGGCTCAAAAGATGTATCAAAATGTCGCCAAGGTCCATTACGATCCAATCAGGCGAGCTCTCAGTGCCTATAAATTTCTCTCCAAGAGGCTTAAGCTCCTCTTTTAGATCTTCAGCCAGCGAGTAAGCGTGCCTCTCGCCAAGCGTAGTAGCGATAACTACGGCCTTTACAAAATAATCATCCCCACTCATATCAAACACTTGTATTTCTTCAGCCTTTTTTGCGTCTAAAACCTTAACTATACTTTCGGTGCGCTCTTGCATCGATCTTTCCTGCATCTTTAATCCTTGGTAAAAATTTATAATCTCATCTTTTATCTCGCTAGGCAGCTCATCAAGCCCCTTTTGATGCCTGATCTGCGACGAGCTAACATCCACATGCACGTCCATTTTTTGTAAATTTTGCGGAATTTCTATGTGATTGCGCTTGGCGATCACAAACTGCACTAAATTTTTTAACTCCTCGTAGCCATGCCACTTATCAAGCGTAGCTAGGTGGTCTGCGCCTATTATGAGATAAAATTTCTCTATCTTGAATTTCTCATACAAATACTTAACCGTCTCTATGGTAGGCACTGGGCGAGCTAAATTTATCTCATAGTCTGAGATCTCGACCTTCTCTAGGCCGCCCCAAATTTCTCTTATCCACTTTAGGCGAAGCTCTGGTGGAGCTGAAAATTCGCTCTTAAAGGGACTTATAAAAGTTGGCATGATTATGAGCTTGTCGATGTCAAGGCCACTTAGTGCCATTTTCACAATGCTATCGTGTCCTAAATGAACCGGATCAAAGCTCCCGCCAAAAAGTGCTAACTTCATCTATTAAAGTGCCTTGTTTATATTTGTTTTAAAATTCTTTTTTGTAGAATTAGGCGTAATTATATCAAAAGGAGCTAAGATGTCAGTTAAAGTAGCAATAAACGGCTTTGGGCGTATCGGTAGGTGTGCTGCTCGTATTATTTTAGAGCGTGATGATGTTGAGCTTGTCGCTATTAACGACACCGCAACAAGGGATATGACGAGGTACTTGCTCAAATACGACAGCGTGCATGGCGAATTTAAGCAAGACGTTAAGGTGATAAGCGACGATTTTATAGAGGTAAATGGCAAAAAGATAAGAGTTTTTTCTACAAGAGATTTAAACGAGCTTAGCTACGCAGACTACGGCGTAGACGTGGTTTTAGAGTGCACTGGCAAGTTTTTAACCACTGAAAAATGTGAGCCATATCTTGCTCGCGGCGTCAGAAAAGTCGTCATGAGTGCTCCGGCAAAAGATGATACAGCGACATTTGTAGTTGGCGTAAATGACGATAAATACGCAGGCGAAGCGATCGTCTCAAATGCAAGCTGCACCACAAATGGCCTAGCTCCAGTGGCAAAGGTGCTAAACGATAAATTTGGCATCGTAAAGGGTCTAATGACCACGATCCACGCATATACAAATGGCCAAAGCCTAGTTGATGTAAAGGCTAAAGATTTCCGCCGCTCACGTGCAGCAGCGCTAAATATCGGACCTACGACCACCGGAGCTGCAAAAGCGATCGCTAAAGTGCTCCCCGAGCTAAGTGGCAAGCTACACGGCCAAGCAGTGCGCGTACCAGTGGCAAATGTCTCAATGGTCGATCTAACGGCGGTTTTAAAAAGACCAGCTAGCAAAGAGGAGATAAACGAGGCATTTAGGGCGGCTGCAGAGTCAAATTTAAAGGGAATTTTATTCGTCGATGACGACTACAGAGTTAGCAGCGACTTTTGTACAAGCACCTTTAGCAGCATCGTAGCGAGTGACACTACACAGGTTATCGCTGATGATATGGTGAAGGTCTTTGCGTGGTACGACAACGAGTGGGGCTACTCAACAAGGCTTGTTGATCTTGCTAAGATCGTGGCTACAAAGTAAATTTAAAGGGTGAAAAATGAGTGATATTTTATCGATCAACGACCTTGAGCTTAATGGTGCAAAAGTCTTTATAAGGTGCGATTTTAACGTGCCTATGGACGAATTTTTAAACATTACCGACGACCGCAGGATCCGCTCGGCGATACCAACTATCCGCTACTGCTTGGATAATGGCTGCAGCGTGGTTTTGGCTAGTCACTTAGGACGTCCAAAAAATGGCTATGAAGAGAAATTTTCACTTCAAGGCGTGGCAAAGAGGCTATCAAGGCTGCTTGATAGAGAGGTGATATTTGCTGAAGATGTGATCGGAAATGACGCTAAAACAAAGGCTGCGGCTCTAAAGCCAGGCGAAATTTTAATGATAGAAAATTTACGCTTTGAAAAGGGCGAAACCAAAAATGACGAGGCTTTGGCAAAAGAGCTTTCAGGCTTTGGCGAATTTTACATCAATGACGCATTTGGCGTTTGTCACAGGGCTCACGCATCGGTTGAAGCGATCACTAAATTTTACGATGAAAAGCATAAGGCAGCTGGATTTTTGTTGCAAAAAGAGATAAATTTCGCTCAAAATTTGATAAAACATCCATCACGTCCATTTGTCGCAGTCGTAGGTGGCTCAAAGGTGAGTGGCAAGCTTCAAGCCCTACATAACCTTCTGCCACGCGTAGATAAGCTCATAATTGGCGGCGGTATGGCATTTACATTTTTAAAATCACTTGGCGAAAACATCGGAAATTCGCTCCTTGAGGAAGAGCTCATCGAAGATGCAAGGCAAATTTTACAAAAAGGCAAAGAGCTAGGAGTGAAAATCTACCTACCAGTAGATGTCGTCGCTGCTCAGACATTTTCAGCTGAAAGTGCCGTAAAATATGTCCCAGCTCAAGAGATCCCAAATGGTTGGATGGGGCTTGACATCGGACCAGCGTCGATTAGGCTATTTAAAGAGGTCATCGCCGATGCGCAAACCATCTGGTGGAACGGACCTATGGGCGTTTTTGAGATGGATAAATTTAGCAAAGGTAGCATCAAAATGAGCCACGCTATCATCGACACTCACGCGACAACCGTCGTTGGCGGTGGCGATACGGCTGACGTGGTCGAGCGTGCAGGCGACGCTGATGAGATGACATTTATCTCGACTGGCGGCGGTGCGAGCTTGGAGCTAATAGAAGGCAAAGAGTTGCCTGGCATAAAGCCGCTTAGAAAAGAGGAGTAGGTCTTGAAATTTCTAGCGAATTTAAAGTGCAACCACACAAGAGAGAGCTTTAGAGAGTACGCGAAAATTTTAGATGCAAATTTAAGCATAAACGATGATGTGAGCGTATTTGCTCCAGCTAGTGCCTTTAATGAAAAAAGGCATCTTTTTAGGCTTGGAGCGCAGAATTTCTACCCGTGCGAGAGTGGGGCATTTACAGGCGAGATCGGCAAGGCTATGCTTGATGAATTTGATATCAAAGACGTGCTGATCGGCCACTCTGAGAGGCGTGAAATTTTAAAAGAGAGCGAGGAGTTTTTGCGAGCGAAATTTGATTTTGCTACAAAAAATGGCTGGAATATCATCTACTGCATAGGTGAAAATTTAAGCACAAATGAAAGCGGAGCGACCAAAGAATTTCTAAGCCGCCAGCTTGAAAATATAGACCTTGGCTATGAAAATTTAGTCATCGCCTACGAGCCGATCTGGGCGATAGGAACTGGCAGGAGTGCTGGCATAGAGCAGATAGATGAGGTGCTAAGTTTTTTAAAAACAAAGGCAAACGTGCCGCTACTTTACGGCGGAAGCGTCAATGCAGCAAACATCGCTGATATCGCAGGTATAAAGAGCTGCGATGGGGTTTTGGTAGGGACAGCCAGCTGGGATGCGAATAATTTTCTAGGGCTTATTAGCGCGGCATCTCGCTGATAAATTTAAACGATCTTGCAAATTTCACCCTGCGACAGGCTACTTGCCTAGTCTTGGGATGAAATTTGCTGCGAAACATTTAAATTTACCTAGCGATATATCCGCTTGTTGGTTTGTTTAAATTTCGAAACGCAAATTTAAACATCTGGAGTTGCGTGATACTGCCGCTATTAAATTTGGTTTAAAATTTGAATTGCAAAATTTTAAAGGAGAAATAATGATTTTAAAAGGTAAAAAAGGTCTGATCGTAGGCGTCGCTAATGCTAAATCAATAGCTTATGGCATTGCAAAAGCTTGTCACGATCAAGGTGCGCAGATGGCATTTACATACCTAAATGACGCTCTTAAAAAGCGCGTTGAGCCGATCGCTGAGGAGTTTGGAAGTAAATTTGTCTACGAACTTGACGTAAATAACCAAGCCCACCTAGACGGCCTTGCAGATCGCATTAAAGCAGACCTTGGCGAGATCGATTTTGTCGTGCATGCAGTGGCTTACGCACCAAAAGAGGCGCTTGAGGGCGAGTTTGTAAATACTACAAAAGAGGCATTTGACATAGCGATGGGCACTAGCGTTTACTCGCTACTAAGCCTTACTCGCGCGGTGCTACCGGTGCTAAAAGAGGGCGGCTCGGTGCTAACTCTTACATATCTTGGCGGACCAAAATTTGTGCCACATTACAACGTAATGGGCGTTGCAAAAGCGGCACTTGAGAGCTCAGTTCGCTACCTAGCTCACGACCTTGGCGCGAGAAATATCCGCGTAAATGCGATCAGTGCAGGTCCTATCAAAACGCTTGCGGCAAGTGGCATAGGCGATTTTAGGATGATCTTACGCTACAACGAGGTAAATAGCCCACTAAAACGCAACGTCACCACAGAAGACGTCGGCAACAGCGCTATGTATCTGCTTAGCGACCTAGCTAGCGGCGTAACAGGCGAAGTTCACTACGTAGACTGCGGATATAACATCATGGGCATGGGCGATGTGGCTACCGACGCCGAGGGCAACACGATCTTAGCTTGGGACGCAAAATAACCTATATATAAATTTGGCGGGGCGGCTCGCCAAATTCTTCTTTTAAATTTCACCAAATTTATCGCAAGGACAGAAAATGAGAGCTTTAGATGAGCTTATAGACACAAATGAGCCAGGCTGGGCGCTGATCGAAGAGTGGCTAAAAGAGGCCAAAAACGACTATGAAATTTTGCCTTGCGATGAGAGCAGGGCGCAAAGTGAGCTTTTGGGACTTCAGGTAACTACTCGCTCGCCGATGGGAGCGCTTGTTTATGGGTGCGGCGGCATAGTGATAGATGGCGGCTGGCTGCGTGTGCTTGGCTCTGGATGTGAGCAGATGAAGCGCGGAATTTACAGCTTCAACCTTGGCAAAAGCTTTAGCCAAGCAGGGCAGATGCCTGGCTATTTGCTCGTGGCGGACGATGTTTTGGGCGGATTTTTCGCGGTAAATGGCGGCGCCTTTGTTGGTAAAGCTGGCAACGTCTTTTACTACGCACCAGATAGTGGCAAATGGGAAGATACGCAGCTTGGCTACTCGCAGTTTTTATACTGGGCGCTAAGTGGGGATATATCTAAATTTTACGAGCTTTACCGCTGGGATGGCTGGCGCGAGGATGTGAGAGATTTTAACCTTGATAAGGTGATGTTTACGTTGCCGCCACTTCTTTGGCAAGACGCCGACGTAAGGCTAAGACTAAAAGATATGAAAAAAGATGGCATTGGTATCGATGAGTATTTTGTTTCTTTGTTTAAGGGTGAGTAATAGATAAATTTTAGTAGTTTTGCAAATTTTAAAATTCCACTCACTCGCAAGAATTGACTACTAAAATTTGGCTTCACTTACAGCTTAGCTCAAATTTTAGAGCCGAAATTACTCGTTCATGAAATTTTAAAATTTGTTTGAACTTTCTAAGTCGCAAGAGATAAATTCCTGCAAATCCAAAAATTTAAACAAATATCTTAAAATAACCAAAAAATTTAAAGGAAATTTCATGCAAAATAAGCTTTTTACGCCGCTTAAGATAGGTGGCATCGAGATCAAAAACCGCATTATCATGGCTCCTATGTGCATGTATGAGGTCAAAAAAGAGGATGGCCGCCCAAGGTGCTTTCACAAGCTACACTACGCTACAAGGGCGATCGGCGGCGTTGGTATGATCATCGTTGAGGCGACAGCTGTTGAGACGCGCGGCAGGATCACTAAAAAAGACCTTGGGCTTTGGAGTGACGAGCAGATCGAGGCTCACGCGGAGCTGGTAAAAGGCTGCGCTAAATATGGCGCCAAAATGGCCGTTCAGCTTGCTCACGCTGGCAGAAAGGGCACGTGTGATGGCATTATTGCGCCAAGTGAGATCAAATTTAGCGATGACTACGCCACGCCAAAAGAGATGAACGCACAGGATATCGCAAGCGTAAAGCAAAGCTTCGTAGATGCCGCAGTGCGTGCAAAGAGCGCAGGATATGAGGCCGTGGAGATACACGCGGCGCATGGATATTTGATAAACCAATTTTTATGCGCTGGCACAAATAAGCGAAGTGACGAATACGGAGGCGCTTTTGAAAACCGCATAAGGCTGCTGCTTGAAATTTTAAGAGAGATCAAGGCTGGTGCTAATATCACTATTGGTGTTAGGATAAGTGCAAGTAGCTGGCTTAAGTGCGACTGGGACGTAGAAGAGAGCGTAAAGCTAGCACGTGAGCTAGAGAAAAATGGAGCTGACTTTATCCACGTCTCATCTGGCGGAGTTTATGCAAAAGTTGATAGCGCGCCAAAATTTACACCACTTTATCAGGCTGGCTACGCAAAAACGGTGAAAAACGCAGTTAAAATTCCAGTCTTTGCAGTCGGCCTTATCACAAAGGCAAGCGAGTGCGAGGCGCTGCTACTTGGCGATGTCTGCGACGGCGTGGCGCTTGGTAGAGAGCTACTACGCAACCCATATTTTTCTTTTGGCGCCATGAAAGAATTTGGCGAAAGCGAAAAGATAGAAAACGCCTATAAAAGGGCATACTAAGATTTTATGGCAAGGTGAGAGCCTTGCCAAATTTCACTTTTACACAGCCTATTTTTCACGCTCTGCTTTTTGCTGTTTGATTTAAATTTAATATAGTATCATTTGTGCAACTAAACTTTCAGGGGAAAAAATGAGGCAAAAGCACTTTGAAGTGGCAATTGTTGGAGCGGGCATTAGCGGGACGGCACTCTTTTACGAGTTGGCTGCATTTAGCGATATAAAAAAGGTCGCGCTTTTAGAAAAATATGATGGCGTAGCGACGCTAAATTCAAGCGGCAAGGGCAACTCACAGACCATCCACTGCGGCGATATCGAGACAAACTACACGCTAGAAAAGGCAAAAAAAGTCTCACAAGTGGCAAATATGCCAGTAAAATACGCCCTAAAATACAACCTAGAGGGCAAATATATGTTTGCTCATCAAAAGATGACGCTAGCCATCGGAGATGCCGAAGTAGAGCGCATCAAGGAGCGATATGAGAGTTTTAAAGAGTTATTTCCTTATCTTGAAATTTATGACAAAGAGAAGTTAAAGCAGATCGAGCCAAATGTCGTTTTTGACGCAAATGGCAATGAACGTCCTGAAAATATCATCGCAATAGGCGCGCAAAATGGCCAGTACACTACGATGGACTTTGGCGGCGTGGCAAATTCGCTCGTGCAAAATGCGCTAAATTTAGGCGGAGATGGCTATGAGATCAGCTTAAGCTCAGAAGTGACTGATACGAAAAAGGTGGGCGATGCCTTTCACATCAAGATAAATGACGGCGAGGTGATCACAGCAAACTACGTCGTAGTCGATGCTGGAGCGCACTCGCTATTTCTAGCTCACAAGATGGGTTATGGGCTACATCTTAGCACGCTACCAGTTGCTGGAAGCTTTTACTTTGCTAACAAGCGCCTGCTAAACGGCAAAGTCTATATGGTGCAAAACGACAAGCTGCCATTTGCCGCACTCCACGGCGACCCAGATATCCTAGCTAATGGCAACACTCGCTTTGGTCCAACTGCCCTTGTCATACCAAAGCTTGAGAGATTTCACGGCTGTTCTAGCTTTTTTGACTTTTTAAAGTGCTTAAAATTTGACAAAAATGTCCTTGAAGTCTTTACAAATTTACTAAAAGACGAGGATATAAGGTCCTATATACTAAGAAATTTCTTATTTGAAGTGCCATTTATCAACAAAAAAGAATTTGTTAAAGACGCTAGAAAGATCGTGCCAAGTCTAAGCGAAAATGACCTAAGCTACGCTGTAAATTTTGGTGGCGTAAGGCCGCAGGTGATCGACCGCAATAAAAAAAGGCTCGAGCTTGGTGAGGGCAAGATCAGCACAGGCGAGGGCATAAGCTTTAACATGACGCCAAGCCCGGGGGCTACTAGCTGTTTTGAAACGGCGAGGGCTGATATGGAGGAAATTTGCAAATTTTTGGGCAAAAATTTCGACGAAGATAAA
This genomic stretch from Campylobacter concisus harbors:
- the gmk gene encoding guanylate kinase; the encoded protein is MQGQILVVSGPSGSGKSTLLSRLLKEEKDLYFSISSTTRAKREGEVDGVDYYFIKEDEFKSGIEKGEFLEWAQVHKNYYGTSLKPVLEALEAGKIVIFDIDVQGFHIALEKFKSYITSVFITTANKKELKRRLENRGTDSDETIENRLMNAVGEMEHILEYDYFLVNDDIEKSYKGLKSILRAMRLKSAKINLRNVIDEWIDC
- the tatA gene encoding twin-arginine translocase TatA/TatE family subunit; this encodes MGSFSIGHWLIVLAIIVLLFGAKKIPELAKGLGKGIKTFKAEMEDTTPEKSEKVEHKEESAASQKIEETTKNA
- the argS gene encoding arginine--tRNA ligase → MKDKVKSEISKVLEREFVLEKPKDKNLAHYAMPLFSLAKELRKSPAMIASEFADKFSDSKIVEASAVNGYLNFKLKSEFLDEISKQILLDSENFAKEDAKKDSYLIEYISANPTGPLHIGHVRGAVYGDTLARLGKRLGYAISTEYYINDAGNQIDLLGTSISLAAKEQLFNESVVYPEKYYRGDYILDIAKLANEKFGKEIFYDESRNLELAEFGKDIVLEIIKKDLADVGIFIESWASEKALYDRLEPTIEKLKRSNQMYEKEGAIYIASTTLGDDNDRVVVRNDGRPTYLAGDIIYHNAKFEKNFDHYINIWGADHHGYIARLKAAINFLGYDENRLEVILMQMVSLLKEGKPYKMSKRAGNAVLMSDIASEIGAEALRFIFISKANTSSLEFDVDELKKEDSSNPIFYINYAHARINQVFAKAGKSVSDVINADFECLDENAKNLLFEALILPEILEDAFASRQLQKIPDYLKSLAASFHKFYNENRVVGNENEDSLLKVFAVVAISIKTAFNIMGITAKDRM
- a CDS encoding sugar transferase, with the protein product MIILGEKYTFTKLELEKLRKKFGQVNFLSHENSDAKALRSALENLIKSGDQRLIVLNTQKPVDSKLVRFLTLLQFKTKYKKIKFLNVESFLEIYLQKCYIPENGENLNFLNDIKPYNAFEYALKRVIDYVSCSLLLVILFVLKFYVKKKIDEQSPGSLYFLQNRVGLGNREFECIKFRSMVVDAEKDGAKFASKNDERVFEFGEFMRKTRIDEVPQCINVLRGQMHLIGPRPERRYWINFFEKEIPYYNERHIVRPGITGWAQVNYPYGANTHDAKQKLMYDLYYIKHWSLWLEIKIIAKTIAIIFEKRGI
- a CDS encoding YeiH family protein, coding for MSHKFLAVLVLALICAISFALSNTVLAKFHTSPLIISIILGAIFANLFTKQTQILKNSGVVAIAGKQILRLGIILFGFNISLSEIASVGTLGVIYAAFMVFATFCFALFVAKALGLSKDSAVLIGSGASICGAAAVMATQNEIKADANKLAIAICTVVLFGTIGMFIYPFIAKFLALTPHQTGFFIGGSLHEVAHAVAASAAFDGTTSSTAVIIKMLRVIMLVPFLFLLNFLNLSQNSGGSKLKSIPWFALFFLVAICVRSLPFFPENLVEILKLAASICLCVAMCALGFGIDRSIFKATGKKPFLLAFFIFLWLICSSLVFVKTLC
- the nadD gene encoding nicotinate (nicotinamide) nucleotide adenylyltransferase — its product is MKLALFGGSFDPVHLGHDSIVKMALSGLDIDKLIIMPTFISPFKSEFSAPPELRLKWIREIWGGLEKVEISDYEINLARPVPTIETVKYLYEKFKIEKFYLIIGADHLATLDKWHGYEELKNLVQFVIAKRNHIEIPQNLQKMDVHVDVSSSQIRHQKGLDELPSEIKDEIINFYQGLKMQERSMQERTESIVKVLDAKKAEEIQVFDMSGDDYFVKAVVIATTLGERHAYSLAEDLKEELKPLGEKFIGTESSPDWIVMDLGDILIHLLSPAYRAKYNIEEFLQKLKTSKES
- the gap gene encoding type I glyceraldehyde-3-phosphate dehydrogenase; this translates as MSVKVAINGFGRIGRCAARIILERDDVELVAINDTATRDMTRYLLKYDSVHGEFKQDVKVISDDFIEVNGKKIRVFSTRDLNELSYADYGVDVVLECTGKFLTTEKCEPYLARGVRKVVMSAPAKDDTATFVVGVNDDKYAGEAIVSNASCTTNGLAPVAKVLNDKFGIVKGLMTTIHAYTNGQSLVDVKAKDFRRSRAAALNIGPTTTGAAKAIAKVLPELSGKLHGQAVRVPVANVSMVDLTAVLKRPASKEEINEAFRAAAESNLKGILFVDDDYRVSSDFCTSTFSSIVASDTTQVIADDMVKVFAWYDNEWGYSTRLVDLAKIVATK
- a CDS encoding phosphoglycerate kinase, yielding MSDILSINDLELNGAKVFIRCDFNVPMDEFLNITDDRRIRSAIPTIRYCLDNGCSVVLASHLGRPKNGYEEKFSLQGVAKRLSRLLDREVIFAEDVIGNDAKTKAAALKPGEILMIENLRFEKGETKNDEALAKELSGFGEFYINDAFGVCHRAHASVEAITKFYDEKHKAAGFLLQKEINFAQNLIKHPSRPFVAVVGGSKVSGKLQALHNLLPRVDKLIIGGGMAFTFLKSLGENIGNSLLEEELIEDARQILQKGKELGVKIYLPVDVVAAQTFSAESAVKYVPAQEIPNGWMGLDIGPASIRLFKEVIADAQTIWWNGPMGVFEMDKFSKGSIKMSHAIIDTHATTVVGGGDTADVVERAGDADEMTFISTGGGASLELIEGKELPGIKPLRKEE